The DNA region AACCCTTGATAAGTATCGCCGCGCACCCCGTTTCCGTTCTCATCAAAATGGAAAACATGATATACGGAGCCGTTTGCTCGCTGATGGTGGGAAAGCGCCTTTTGCGTATGAATGCGTACCACGTTAAGCAATTCAGGATCAGCTCCCTGCTTAACCGCCCAGACCAATAGTGGCAAGTTCATCAGAGTGTCAATGAGGACGCTATTAGACCACTCCTGACCACCGAAGAATCCCCAACCAGGAATAAATCCGCCCTGGGGGTTAAACTGACCCGCAAGACTGTGCGCAGCCTGAATAGCCGCCTGCTTCCACTCATCATTCCCCGTCAACCGCCAGCCTGTGATAGCACTGGGATAGAACATAAAGCCTAAGTCATGGTTACAGGTGTCCTGCGCACGCGGCAATAAACGTTGGGTGAAATGCGTTGCCCGTTCTAACAATTTCGGATCCTGTGTGTGTTGCCAACTCAACCACAGCACGCCCGTCCAGAAACCACCAGTCCATACTCCATCCGGCGTAAAACCATATTTCTCCTGCTCTGTCACATGCGGAAAGTCAGTAAATTTTTCTGCATTACGCAGTGCCTTACGTGCACAAGCGTTGATAGCCGTGTCTAACCAGTCCATTTTTTTCCTCTCGTATCAATAAGAATGCGATAACTCAAATCAAATGTATTGATGTTATGACATTGAGTCAAACAAAGAGAAAAAAAATGTGATCCAAGTACTTCTTACGCTAATTTCATTTTTTCTCCGGTTGAATGTGCTATACATATAACATTAGTGTATTGGAGAATAATGTTGAGGACTTACTTTGTCGTTACCAAATGAATTTGAAGGTAATTACTCTCTGCTGGATGTTGCAAGCCCGGTTCCGCTCTTCCATCAACTGCGCGATCTGTTGGAGAGTTGGTTCCAACAAGCCTTCACCGTTGACGATGACCTTCCAACGGAAAAAGAGATCACTGAGAAATTTGGCGTCAGCCGTATCACTGTCAGACGTGCCCTGGATGAGATGATTAGCGAAAATATTGTTGTACGGCCAAAATCACGTGGTCGTCTGCGATTGCGAAAATTACCGCCAGTTCAGCGTTTAAATCGTCTGCGAGGCTTCTTTACCGACGATCTTCTGGCTGCAGGCATGAAACCCTCAACTAAAACCATCAATTTCAGTCGAGTTGTCAATGAACGTGTTAACGCTGAGCTAAAATTATCCCCTAGCGCGGAGTGCTTCTGCATTGAGCGATTGCATTACGCTGCTGAGCAACCCATCGCTCATCAGATCTCCTGGATCCCGGTAGATTTATTGCCTGAACTTGAAACTTATGACTTGTCTCAATCGTTGATGGCCTTGTTCGATAAATCACTTCCTCATCCAATTTACAAAGGCGAGCAGCAGTTGCTGGTGAGGAACTCAACTATCGAGGAGTCCCAGCATCTTGGTTTGTCTGTCGGCACAGCCATCATCTCAGTCTCGCGAGTAGCATTCATGGATAACAACCAGGCAGCTGAGTACTTCGTTGCAACCATGAATCCAAAGTTTTATCAGTTTTCCATGACGGTATATGCCGATGAATAAGATGAAAAAAACCCTCTATGTCAGCGATCTTGACGGAACACTACTTAATACTGAAGGTAAACTCTCAGACTATACCAGAGATGCTATCGGCAATTTTGCCAAAAACGGAGTCTTATTCACCTGCGCGACAGGCAGAACATTAAGCTCCGTAAAAATGCTAATGGGAGATGTTAAATTTTCCTGCCCCGCAATTTTAAGCGATGGGTTGCTAACGTTCGATATGCAGAATGAAAGAATTATTCAGGCCTCTGTTCTTCCCAATCAACTTATCAGACAGGTAGAGGAAAAACTGAATAAGCTCGATAAAGATGGTTTTCTGTATTGCATCAAAGGTAATCAGTACGCCCTTTTTTATACCTCAGAAAGCAACGCCTTAAGTCAGCGTTTTATCAAGAGCAAAGCACCATTTTTAAAAGATAATATTTTTAAAATAGATAGTTTTTCAGCCCTCCCGCAAGAATATCTCCCATTATATTTTGTCGTCTATGATGAGTATGACAATCTGACGCTGTTGCAAAAAGCGGTTAATACAATTCAGAATGTTCATTGCTTGTTAAATCGTGATGTCTATCACGAGCAAAATAACATCTATTTTATGAACATCCTTACCGATTCCACCTCTAAACACTCGGCAATTCATAGCCTTAAAAAGTATTTAGGTGTCGATGAAGTTGTGGCCTTTGGCGATAACTATAACGATTTGCCTATGCTGGCAAGCGCAGACAGATGTTATGTTCCAGAGAACGGCATCCCGGAAGCAAAAAAGATAGCTACACAAGTAATCGCTTCATGCGATCTTGATTCTGTCGTTAAATTTATTGAAGAAGAAACAAATTCGCAATGTGGTTAACGACCAGAGGAAACACAAAGCGGTATGTTTTTCTGCCTTTTAATTACTCTATTATGTTGCGTCTTGTGATTCTTTCTCGCTATAAATTTTCTGAGCATAATTTTATTCAGTGAATTGTTTCTTCTCCTGAACATCAACTCGTGATGATTAGCTGATGTTCGGGAGATACATTTCCTTATCTATGTACCTGCTTTTGATACCGAGATGGCCAGATTTTCTCAGGTAAAACACCTAACCTATCTGCAATTAATTTTTCACCTTTAGGCCAATGACGTGTAAGTGCATTCGCCAGCGTGGAGGACGCTAATCCCGACTGACGTGAAAGCGCCGCTAAAGATGTACCACGTTTTTTCAACCCGGCAATAATATCTGCCGGATGCCAGTCATGTTGCATCATGCAGGCACCTCACTGATAAATTTTACGCCATCGTCAGTGCGCATCCATCGCGGTGATTTGAGCCCCTCGGTAAAGGACCAGACCAACTCGCATAACAAACCGACCAGGGTTTGCTCCGATTTTGGATCCATAGTGCGTTCCATCAGAAGTTGGAGTAATGCGAGGCAGTATTCGCACAACAAATCAGGCTCAGGATCAAAGAGCAAAGGTGCAGAAGAACAAGTATCAACAGTCAGGCTCTCGGCCAAGTGTGGTGGGATACTATCGTTCAGCGTTAACTGCAGCAAGGAAAGGCTGGCACGAAGCCGCCCGCAGAGTGCCAGTCGCAATGCCGAATCATCGCTTTCAATTAGGGTTTCGGCGAAGCTTTCGCAGTAATCGGCCAATACGGTGAAATCTGTGTTCGCGCTGAAGGGAACGGTAAGTAACGGGTGTGCTTGAGCGAGGATTGTAGCCATAAGGCTGCCTCCAGTGAGTAGAAATTGACGCCCACCACTGGAGAGGTCAATCCCACTGGTGGTGGAACCGGACGAGGTTGACCTTACCGGCCTCACTGACACCGGCGCGTCTTGCGACGCCCCCGCCCGGCCCACCATTGAGGTGTAGCCAAGCGCACGACACAAAAAAAAGCGCAAACGCGCCTGTGTCGTCAGTGAGGTAGTTTCAGGAGGTCAAGCCCGGCACCTGATTTTGCAGGTGCGTTAGTAGGATACTGCGGTTGATGAAAAGCGGCAAGGATTCAGATGAAGATGGCTAGCGACAAATTGAAATAATTAGGTCGTCGCATCAATACGTAGGGATTAACCATTCATGTGAAAAGGACATAACAACGCTTACTTTTTCCAACCTAAAGAGACAAGGATTGAGATCA from Citrobacter amalonaticus Y19 includes:
- a CDS encoding glycoside hydrolase family 88 protein produces the protein MDWLDTAINACARKALRNAEKFTDFPHVTEQEKYGFTPDGVWTGGFWTGVLWLSWQHTQDPKLLERATHFTQRLLPRAQDTCNHDLGFMFYPSAITGWRLTGNDEWKQAAIQAAHSLAGQFNPQGGFIPGWGFFGGQEWSNSVLIDTLMNLPLLVWAVKQGADPELLNVVRIHTQKALSHHQRANGSVYHVFHFDENGNGVRGDTYQGLRADTSWARGQGWAVAGLAMLAAELDDATYLAASEKVAHFIIENMPSDHIPQWDYDADANSPKDASAGAISAYGLLRLYKLTGKELYKSAATLMLKALSEHCLLEEHEGLLAHSTADLPHGLGIDQATGYGDYYFIKALMELKSL
- a CDS encoding GntR family transcriptional regulator encodes the protein MSLPNEFEGNYSLLDVASPVPLFHQLRDLLESWFQQAFTVDDDLPTEKEITEKFGVSRITVRRALDEMISENIVVRPKSRGRLRLRKLPPVQRLNRLRGFFTDDLLAAGMKPSTKTINFSRVVNERVNAELKLSPSAECFCIERLHYAAEQPIAHQISWIPVDLLPELETYDLSQSLMALFDKSLPHPIYKGEQQLLVRNSTIEESQHLGLSVGTAIISVSRVAFMDNNQAAEYFVATMNPKFYQFSMTVYADE
- a CDS encoding HAD-IIB family hydrolase; translation: MNKMKKTLYVSDLDGTLLNTEGKLSDYTRDAIGNFAKNGVLFTCATGRTLSSVKMLMGDVKFSCPAILSDGLLTFDMQNERIIQASVLPNQLIRQVEEKLNKLDKDGFLYCIKGNQYALFYTSESNALSQRFIKSKAPFLKDNIFKIDSFSALPQEYLPLYFVVYDEYDNLTLLQKAVNTIQNVHCLLNRDVYHEQNNIYFMNILTDSTSKHSAIHSLKKYLGVDEVVAFGDNYNDLPMLASADRCYVPENGIPEAKKIATQVIASCDLDSVVKFIEEETNSQCG
- a CDS encoding helix-turn-helix domain-containing protein — its product is MMQHDWHPADIIAGLKKRGTSLAALSRQSGLASSTLANALTRHWPKGEKLIADRLGVLPEKIWPSRYQKQVHR